In Campylobacter massiliensis, the DNA window GCTATTGCGCCGCACGTTTTTAAATTTACATTTTCAAGATGCGGGTCTTGGTGGGTAAAATTTGCAAATTTAGCCAAATTTGGCTTCAAATTTGAGAGTAAAATGATAAGGCGAAGTATCGCGAGATGATTTTTCGAGTTTTGAAGCAAAATTGAGCGTGCGCTAGGCATGTAGCCTGCGGAGCGAAAATTTTGCAAAATCTCGGAAAAGCGCTCACGAGACAAGCCGCAAAAAAGGAGAAAATTTTGATTTTATTAATCGACAACTACGACAGTTTCGTATTCAACGTAGAGCAGTATCTACGCGAACTAACTTCCGAAGAAGTGCGCTGCGTGCGCAACGACAAGATCACGCTAGATGAGATTCGCAGGCTAAATCCGAGCAAAATCGTGCTAAGCCCGGGCCCAAAACACCCGCAAGATAGCGGCATTTGTTTAGAGATTTTAAAAAGCGACATCGCCGCGCCGATCCTCGGTATCTGCCTCGGACATCAGGCGATCGGACTCGTTTACGGCGCAAAGATCAAACGCCTAGAAAAACCATATCACGGTAAAACCTCACTCATAAAAGTTAGCCGCAAAGAGCCGCTATTTACGGGGCTACCGGACGAATTTGAGGTTATGCGCTACCACTCGCTTTACGTGGACGAGCTACCGTCAAATTTACAGGCCGCTGCCGTGAGCGAGGACGGCGTAGTGATGGCGCTTAGCGTCAAAGACAGGCCGATTTTTGGCATCCAGTTTCACCCCGAGAGTTACTTCACGCAGTACGGCAAAAAAATCATCGAAAATTTCATCAACTACGAAGCCGCACCTGCGGCTGAAGTCGCTAAAGAGCCCAAAGTCCGCCCGCTAAAGCCGTTTCTAATCAAGCTTCAAGAAAACGAACGTCTAGACGACCGCGACTTTGAGCAAATTTGCGAAATCATCGCCAGTAAAGAGTACGAGATCACGCAGCTAGCCGCGCTTTTGGTGCTAATCAGCGAAAAAAGTCTCTATCCGCAAAGCCTCGCAAGCCTCGCCAAAAACATCCTAAAATACTCGCAGACCTACCGCGATCCCTCGCCGATGATCGATCTTTGCGGCACGGGCGGCGACGGCTTTAGGACGATAAATATCTCGACCACCGTCGCGTTTATCCTCGCAAGCCTCGGCGTCAAAGTCGCAAAGCACGGAAACAAAGCCGTTTCTAGCAAATCAGGCAGCTCGGACGTGCTGGAAATTTTGGGCGTTAAGAGCTCAAATTCGCTCCTAGGGCAACGCGAGCTGCTAAACGACAAAAATTTAGCCTTTTTCCACGCTCCGTTTTTCCACCAGCTAGTGGGCGAGGTGCGCGAAGTACGTCAGCGCCTGGGTATCCGCACGGTTTTTAACGTGCTAGGCCCGCTGCTAAATCCAAATTTGGCGCTCAAAAATCAGCTAGTAGGCGTCTACCATAAGCCCGTTTTGCGCCTCTACGCCGAGACGCTACAGCTACTAGGACGCGAGCGAGCGCTGGTAGTTCGCGGCGAGGACGGACTAGACGAGATCAGCCTATGCGATGAGACGCGCGTCGTGGAGCTACGAGGCGGACAGATCAGCGAGTACAGCATCACGCCCGAGCAGTTTGGCTTCAGACGGGCGTTTCATAGCGAGATCGAGGGCGGCACGCCTGAGCAAAACGCCGAAGCGTTAAAGCAAATTTTAAAAGGCGAGCTGGATGGACCGAAATTTGACGTCGTCGTGCTAAACGCGATGTTTGCGCTATATGCGGCAGGCGTCGCGGATAGCCCCGCGCAGGCAAAAGAGGTCATCCTGGACGCGATAAAAAGCGGTAAAGTTTATCGCTACTTCGAGGACTACGTGCGAGGCGAAGCGTGACGCTGGTTAAAATTTGCGGCATTAAAACGCCTGCGGAGGCGCGCGACATAGCAAGTTTAGACGTTGATTTTTTGGGCGCTATATTTGCTAAAAGCAAGCGGCAGGTGAGTGCACAGACGGCGCGCGAGATATCAAACATCGCGCATGCAGCGGGTAAAAAATGCGTCGGCGTTTTTGCCGGGCAAAGCGACTGCGAGATAATGGAAATCTGCGAATTTGTCCCGCTTGACGCGGCGCAGATCCACGGAGAGGTTAGCTCAAATTTATACGCAAATTTAAAGGCGATGGAGCTAGAGGTTTGGCGCGTTTATAGCGTGCTAGACGAGCTGCCCGCCGTAGATACCGCGCTTTGCGATATGCCGCTGTTTGACTGCAAGGGGCAAAATGCCGGCGGCAACGGCATCAGCTTTGATTGGGAAATTTTGCGTGAGGTCAAATTTGACTTCGGCATGGCGGGCGGTATCGGCGAGCATAACGCGCGCGAAGCGATCAAATTTAACCCGCGAGTGCTTGATCTAAACTCAAAAGTCGAGGACGAAAACGGTATAAAATCGGCCGAAAAAATAAAGAAAATTTTAGAGCTCTTAAAGGCGTAAAATTGTTTACGACGTCGGGCAAATTTACGCCTTTCCCGCCTTGCCTAAATATAATATCGCATGTTTTAAATTTACTCATTTTGCCCACTTGCCGGCTAACGCTGTTATACCGCACCCAAAATAAGCCTAATAAAAACTTAAAATGCTAAAATAGAACGAAAATTTAAAGGATACCGATGAACACTAAAGCATATTTTGGCAAATTCGGCGGACAGTTCGTGCCAGAAACCGTGATGTTCGCGCTAGACGAACTCGAGGCTGCATACGAGAGTATCGCAAAAACGGCTGAATTTGAGGCCGAACTAGACGACCTACTAAAAAACTACGTCGGACGCCCGAGCCCGCTATATCACGCAAAACGCCTAAGCGAGCACTACGGGCATGAAATTTACCTCAAACGCGAGGATCTAAACCACACCGGCGCACATAAGATAAACAATGCCCTAGCCCAGGCGCTACTTGCCAAAAAAATGGGCAAAAAGAAGGTTTTAGCCGAAACAGGCGCGGGTCAGCACGGCGTGGCGACTGCGACCGCGGCGGCATTGCTCGGCCTTGAGTGCGACGTGTATATGGGCGCGACCGACATAGAGCGCCAGCAGCTAAACGCGTTTCGCATGCAGCTTTTAGGCGCCAGAGTCGTGAGCGTAGAAGAGGGTCTAAAAACTCTAAAAGAGGCCACCACCGCAGCGATCCAAGCATGGGTAAACGAGATAGAAAGCGCCTTTTACGTCATCGGCTCGGCGGTCGGCCCGCACCCCTATCCTAGGATCGTGCGCGACTTTCAGAGCATCATCGGCCGCGAGACCAAGGCGCAGCTAAAAGAATACGGCGTGCATCCGGACTACGTCATCGCCTGCGTCGGCGGCGGTAGCAACGCGATCGGTATCTTTAGCGCGTTTTTGGGCGACGCGGACGTAAATTTGATCGGAGTCGAGGCCGCAGGGCTTGGCGCGCACACGCCCTATCACGCCGCAACGCTAACCAAGGGCCGCACAGGCATCATCCACGGTATGAAAACGATCGTTTTACAAGACGAGTACGGCATGATCGAGCCGGTACATAGTATCTCGGCGGGACTTGACTATCCGGGCGTAGGACCAGAGCATGCGCACCTGCACGAGAGCAAACGAGCCGCCTACTACGGCGTCACCGACGACGAGTGCATAAACGCGCTATATCTAACCAGCCGCCTAGAGGGCATCATCCCTGCGATCGAGAGCTCGCACGCGTTAGCGTACTTAGAAAAGCTATGTCCAAATTTGACGAAAAAAAGCGTCATCGTCGTAAACGTCTCGGGACGCGGCGACAAAGACATAAACACCGTGATGAGCTACGAGAAAGGAAAAATTTATGGCTAAGGTAAAAGACGCGTTCGCGGGCAAAAAAGCAAACATCGGCTACGTCGTGGCGGGATATCCTAGCGTCGAAGCGACGAAGGAGTTTTTATTAAATTTAGACGGCAGTTGCCTGGATCTACTAGAGCTTGGCATCCCATACTCCGATCCGCTCGCAGACGGTAAGCTCATCGCGCAGGCTAGCTTTGAAACAGCTGCAAAGGGCGTAAACACCGACGCAATATTTTCCATGCTAGAAGAGTGCAAAGGCAAGATACATAAACCGGTCGTGTTTCTCGTGTATTTTAACATCGTGTTTGCCTACGGCGTAGAGAGATTTATCGCCCGTTCAAAAGATGTCGGTATCGCTGGCTTCATCATCCCCGATCTGCCGTTTGAGGAGAGCGAGGAGGTAGCGGGCCTATGCGCTAAATTTGATCTTGATCTCATCCCGCTAATCAGCGTCACGTCGCAAAACCGCGCGGATAAAATTTTAAAATTCGGCTCGGGCTTTATCTATGCGCTCGGCGCTATCGGCGTGAGCGGGTCGCAGCGAGCCAGCGAGGAGAGACTAAAAGCGCTCGTAGAGGGTCTAAAAAAAAGAAGCGATCTGCCTGTCGCAGTGGGCTTTGGCGTGAAAAATAAAAACGACGCTGACGAGGTAAAAACCTATGCCGACGGCGCGATAATCGGCACCGAGATAGTAAAGCTCACGGCCAAATTTGAGGGCGAAGAGCTGATAAAGCAAATCAATAAACTTTTTTAAATTTAGCCGCGTTTGCGTTAAATTTAAGTATAATCAAAAAATTTCGTTTAAAGGACGGCGCGATGATGGACGTTGCGGAGCTTGGGATCAAGCATCTGTGCGAGAATACTCTAGGCTACAAAGTAGAGAGCGCAAAGAGCGCGGAGGGCGAATTTTACGGCTCTAGTTTGCCGATATTTAAGGGCAAAGAGGAGTTTCACTTTTATCTTTATTTTAAAAAAGATACGCTAAATCGCTTTGCTAGCGTGCTTCTTGGCGTCGATAAACTAGCCGAAGACGAGCTAAGCGATATCTGCAAAGAGGTGGCAAATCTCACGATCGGCTACGCCAAAAATCTACTCAACGAACGCGAAGCAAACGCCTATAAACTAGGCACTCCCGAGTATCTAGGCAGAACGAGCTTTCACGTCAAACTAGACGATAAACGCGTCTATAAAATCAAAAATAGAACATTTCAAGTAGGGTACAAAAAAGCATGAGCGAAGAACTACAAGAAGTAACCGCCGTAGAAACGGCGCTGCAAGGGGTTCAGGAGATGTTGCAAGAGCGCGGCGGGCTTTTTAAAAGCTACGACGAGCTGATGGATATCGGAGTGGATTTTATCTCAGAGCTCGGTACCACGACTATTAGCGTAAAGCAGCTTTTAAAGCTCGAAGTTGGCTCTGTAATCGACCTAGAAAAGCCTGCCGGCGAGAGCGTGGAGCTTTTTATAAACAACCGAATTTTCGGCAAGGGCGAAGTGATGGTTTACGAAAAAAACCTCGCCATCAGGATAAATGAAATCCTAGACTCAAAATCCGTCATCCAGTACTTTAAACGAGAGCAGTTATGAGGATTTTCGCCGCGCTTTTACTGTTTTTCGCCGCGCTTTGGGGGTCAAATTTATCTACTTACAACATTTACGAGCGTAGCGACCGCGTCGATATCATGCTTAGTTTTGACGCTCCTTATAGCGGAGCGATCTTGCAAGAGCGCAAAGACGGCGCGATAACCCTGCTCTTTAAAGACCTACAAAACGATCAAAATATCGAAAAAAGCGTAAATTCAAGCATACTGCAAGAGCTTTTGTTTGAACCCAGGGGTCAAAATTTAGCCCTCGTGATAAAAAGCGACGCGCAAGTAGCCGTTAGCGCGTCAAAAACCACTGACGGCTTTGGCTTGCGCATACGCGTGACGCCTGAAAATGCGGCAAACTCAGCCGCCGCAACCGCGCTCTCGCCGCAAGAAACCAGAGAAAATATAACCGAAACGACGAATTTATCCGGCGATCAAAATGCATCAAATTTAACCTCGTCCGCTCAAGGTGCGGGCCTAAATTTAGGCATGCAAAGCGGCGACGTAAATTTTATGACGCAGGGTATGAGTGACATGATCGATTATAGATATTACTCGGTTTTGGGCGTTTTGGCGCTACTTTTAGTCGTGCTTTTGTTCGTCAAGGCAAAGCTAAAAAACAAGCAAAAAACAATAAAAACAAAGCGCGAAAACGGCTGGTTTGAAAAGGTAGAAAGCGACGATGGCGTGGAGATAATCTACGAAAAACCGCTTGACGATACAAACAAAGTCGTTCTTTTTCAGCACCTTGACAGACGCTACCTCGTGCTAACAGGTACGTCAAACGTGCTTTTGGATAAATTCGGCGAAGAAAAGATGACGAGCGAGCAGGACTTTCAGAGCTTTTTTGAAGAAAATCAGAAAAAACTAAACGCCTACATCGAAAACCGCCAAACGCTGGACGCATACAAGGATAAGGCAAGTATAGATTAAATTTGCCTTTTTAAAATTTGATGAAATTTACCGCAAATTTCATCAAATTACTCCATCAAATTTCACGCAAAACAAATAGCAAAAGTATCCGGTTTGGTCATCTTTTTGATATTTTCCTTCGCCATAAACAGCTCCTTAGCGCCGTAAATTTGCAAAGTGTGATTGATAAACTCAAACTCCAGCTTCTTATGCGCGCAGTTTGCATCGAGGTTTTTAGCAAGCGCGAGGATAAAACTCAACCAGCGCACGACCTCTTCGCTAGGCAGCAAGTTTTTAAAGCGCTCAAATTCGCTCGAGGTTTTCTTACCGTTTTGCGCGATGATCGCAGCGACTAGACATTTTTGCGCATGTGAAAAGCCATAGTTTAGGGCATTTAGCACGAAAAATGCTGAGCTAGCGTGCTCACCGTAAAATCCCAAACACTGCGCCACGCTATGCAGCCTAGCAGCCACCGCCAGTTCGCTCTCGTATCGCCCCTCAAGCCCATGCAGCGGCTCTAGCGCTACAAAGAGGTCTTTTGCGTATTTTACGATAGTTTTATTGTCATCCAGTAAAAATCTATCCTGCAAGCTCCTCACGCTCGGGTTAAAATTTGGCGGAAATTTACGCGTCGGACGCAATATATCGCTCAAAAACACGCCCTCTCTAAAGCCTGCGCCGCTAGTATAGATGTTTTGCGCGCCTACCGCATCCACCGCACCTAAAAAGATGAGTGCGCCCTCTCTAATCGTATCGAATCGGTCTTTTTTGATGCCGAATTTTCCAAGCTCTAGTACGCTCGCCCGGGCTAAATTTTCGATGAAATTTTTATGGTTTTGAAATTTGTAAGCAAAGTTGTGCACAGTTTTTAGCGGGTAGTCTTGCGCCGACATGATAGCCGAAGATATCGCGCGCAGACTGCCGCCGATGGCGACTAGGTTTTTGCTTTTAAAATTTTTAGGCAAGCTTTTAAACGCCTCTTTGATAAAAGGCGCTGCGGCGTTTAAATTTTTCTTATCAAAAAATAGCTCTTTTAGCCGCACTGTGCCTAAATTTAACGACACGGCGTCTATTATCTTGCCGCCGCTAACAAGCGCTAGCTCCGCAGAGCCTCCGCCGATATCAAGCGTGACAAACTCGTCTAGGGGTTCTAGCAAATTTAGCGCCGCCACTCCGCCAAACGTCGCCTCTTCCTTGCCGCTAACGACCTTTAAATTTATCCCGAGCTCTTTGCGCGCCATGCTTATGAGCAGGCCGGCATTCGGAGCGTCGCGCAGAGCCGAGGTGCCCATGGCGAAAATTTTCGAGCATTTGTAGTTTTGTGCGATATTTTTAAACTCGCTAAGCGCCTCGCAAGCCTTTTGCATCGACCTTTGAGCGATCTCGCCGCCGTGCTCGTACGCGCCCTCACCCAGACGCACCTTCATCTTAAATTCGCCGATGATGTGAAACGCGTAACGCGAAGTCTTCTCAAAAATCGCCATTCGCATCGAATTTGAGCCCAGATCTATGACGGCGGTTCGTTTTGCCATTTATTTGCCTTTGTTATTTTTATTTATCGCTAGGGTGAGGGTCGAGATCGCGCCGCTGTGCCCGTCGGTTCGGTTTTTGATAGACACCGAGCCGCCAAGAGCCTGAGCTGCGCCCTTAGCTAGAAATAGCCCGAGTCCTGCTCCACCCTTATCGCCGAAACGCTTAAACGGCGCAAAAAGGTCCTTGCTCTCGTCGATGCCGCAGCCCTCGTCTACGACCTCGATGATAAATTCGTTTTCGCTAAGGCGCGAGCGTAGAGTAACCACGGCGCCGCGAGGAGAAAATTTGATCGCGTTTTGGACGAAATTTTGGATAACGTGCGTTAAAAGCGTCGTTTGCAGCGTCATTTCAAGTCTGTTTGGCGCAAAATCAGTCGCGATATCCTTGCCCTCGCCGCGAGCTAAAATTTTAAAATTATTCGCAGATTGATTTAAAAACTCGATGATGTCGATACGCACGGCCTCCTCAAACTGCGCGCCCTCCTGTCGCCCGATCTCCAGGATAGAGCCGATCATTTTGTTCATTTGATTGATGGCTTCGTTGTTGTTTTTGAGCGCTTCGATGTATTTTTCGCTCTCGCGCGGCTTTATTAGCGTGACTTCGTTTTTGGTTTTCATTACCGCAAGCGGCGTTTTTAGCTCGTGAGCGACGCCGACGAAAAGTTCTTTTTGATAAAGCACGAAGGTCTGAATACGCTCTATCAGGCGGTTTAGGCTTTTGCCTAGCGGTTTAAATTCGGGCGGCAACTCGTCAAGACTCACCGCCTGCAAAAACCGCTCATTTAAATTCGTCATTTTTCTGCTTAAAATTTTGATCGGCACAAGCAGCATCCGCGATAAAAATAGCACGTAAAAAATGACCAAAAGTATCGATGTGGCGTTTACCATGATGATGTCGATTAAAATTTGATCTATGAGCTTGCTTTGGTGAGTGGTTTCTTTAGTTAGCGCTACGCTAATATCGTCCATATACGGATAAAATAACGTCAAATGAGTCTTTTGTCCGACCCTTTCCGTGACGAAATAAGGCGATACGGTTTTGCCCTCGACTAGCTTTGCTCTAGTGGGACTATCGTTTAGCGTGAAGTACTCAAACGGTTTTTCTACTTTAGATAAATTTGCGCTCGTGGATAAAATTTTAGCTTCGTATGCGAGCGATTGCGAGATGCCCTCGTATATCGTGACCTTGATATACTGGTATAAAAGAACGGAAATGATGAGAATTAGCATCGTAGAAGCCGATGCTAATTGCACTATAAACCTAAATCTTAGGCTTTTTTGGGAAAGCAAAACCTATACCCGCGTCTTCTGACCGTCTCGATAGTCGAGATATTTAACGGTTTATCCATTTTTTGGCGGATTTGATTGATTGCTACTTCGATTACGTTTGGAGTTACGAGCTCAGGCTCCTCCCAGATCGCGTCTAGTAGTTGCTCTTTGCTGACGATCTGATCGCTGTGGCGCGCAAGGTGAGTTAGTACCTCAAACGGCTTGCCTTTTAGCTCGATTTCTTGACCTAGATATGTGATTTTCTCCTCATCCGGATCGATGATAAGGTCGTCTATTTTGATAACGTTCGTACCGCCAAAGCGAAGTCTCGCTTCGATTCTAGCTACCAAAACGTCAAAATCAAATGGCTTTTTGATATAGTCGTCCGCGCCTGCTCTAAACGCCTTAACTTCGCTATCTTTATCGTCTTTCGCAGACAGTACGACTACTGCAGTGCGCGGAGATTTGTGTTTGATGATGTTGATTAGATCCACGCCGTCGCCGTCCGGGAGCATCCAGTCAGTCAAAACCAAGTCGTAATTTCTAATACCGATGTAGTATTCGGCATCCTTGAAATTCTCCGAGCTGTCGGTTTGATAACCGAACTCTTGCAAGCCTTCGGCGATAGTTTTGTTTAGAGTTACCTCATCTTCAACTATTAAAATTCTCATTTTTTCCCTTTTGTGAAATTTGACGCGATTGTAGCATAAATTAAGCGAGATTTCAAGATACTTTAAAAAAAATTTAATATTTAAACTCGGCTCTTGCGCCAACCGTCGCATTTTTGACGATCTCGATTTTTAAAATTTCCATTTTCAAAAAGCTAAGCGAGCTAAATTTTTCTTTCAACTTTTTCGCGCAAATTTCAAGCGAGCTCTCCACGGTGCCAAATTTCTCCCGCGCATAAATTTCCTCTATCGAATTTATCATTTCCACGTAGTCTATAAACTCGCCGCTTTCAAACTCTGCGCTCACTCTTACCTTTTGCGGCGTCACTCGCTCAAAATCAAGCAGTCCGATAATCGTGCTAAATTCGTAATCTTTGATAATGGTCGTCAAATTACGCGCTTTTCTTGCCCTGTTATCAGGCGTTTTATGTTTGGCAGGTGCTTGTAAACGACCAAAAACGCGATCAAAAATATCGGCGCATAAGAGTCGATATCAGGGATCTGCGGCTGCAACGCAAAAGTCGCTACGATAAACGCCACAAGCGCGGCTAGCGAGGCGAGCGATGAGATTTTAAGCAGTTTGCCCACGACAAACCAAACCCCAAGCGCGATAGCGATCTCAAGCGGCAAAAAGACCGCCAAAACACCCGCTCCCGTGGCTATACCCTTACCGCCTTCAAATTTCAAAAACGGCGAATAGCAGTGCCCGAGCACCGAAAGTACCGCCATCGCCCAAAGCGTCGCGGGAGCAAGGCCTAAAAATTTCGCGATTAATATCGGCAAAACGCCCTTTAAAACGTCGCAAACGACGGTCAAAATCGCGATCTTTTTAGCGAGTTTAGGGTCTTTTTGCTTTAGCACGCGCAAAACGTTGGTCGCGCCGATGCTGCCGCTACCTTCGCTTCTGATGTTCACTCCGCCGAAGATATAAGCCAAAATCACGCCCGAGGGGATGCCGCCTAGCAGATACGCCGCGGCGTAAGCTATCAAATTTTCGTTCATTTTTTATCCTGATTTTTGTTTCGATCTCGCAATATTAATTAAATTCGGCTGATTTTTTGATAAATCGGTCGTTTTAAAGGGCGGTAAATTTGTAAATTTGACACGCCGAGACCCGCACCTTGAAAATGCTAAATTTGGTTTTGTCAAATTTAGCGTTGCAGATTGTGTTCTTTGAGTAAAAAACAACCGTTTAAGGTTGTTTTTTACTTTATGTAAAGGGGGTGGGGGCTTGAATTGCGCTCTGCTTTGCAGCTCTCAAAGAAAGTGCAAGCACAAGGCGAGGCAAAGCCGAAGCAAAAGAGCCCCCTTTTGTATCCGCCTTTCTCTTTTTCTTGGGTGGCGGAAGGGGTTTCTACTTACGAAGCGTCGCCCCTTCCTCTCCCAAGCCCTCTCTAACCCCACTGCACGTGAGAAGTTGCTGCGCTGTGCGCAGATTTAGATTTGACGCTATTGCGTCACAAGTTTAATATTTAGCATTTTCGCGGTGCGGGTCTCGGCGAGTAAAATTTAACTTCAAATTTGAACGTAAAAAGTCAAGGCGAAGTATCGTGAGATGATTTTAAATGTTTTGAAGTAAATTTCGTCCCAAGACTAGACATATAGTCTGTCGCAGGGCGAAATTTACGAAATCATTTAAAAGCACTCGCGAGACAAGCCGCTAAATTTACTTCCAAAGAAGATAGACCTTTTCGTCGTATATATCGCTACTCTTCGGACTAACCTCCACCTCCGTCACTTCCACGTTTTGCACGTCGTTTTTGGCTTTTAGCGCGCTCGCGTCTTCTTCAAATTTTGCCATCAGCTCCTCGATCTGCGCGTTTAGCTGGGCGACTTCTTGCTCGCTTAGTTTGACGTCGCTACGCTCTTTTAGCACGCTGTTTGCCGAGCGCGCGGAGGTCGCGACCTTGCCGATGTTGCCACTACTTAGCAGCCCCTTGCCAAATATCGCACCCAAAATGCTAGCTCCCACTGAGATCGCCGTCTCGATGCCTTTGCTTTTGAAGTCTCGCTGCTCCTTTTCCAGCTTTGCGACCGAGCGGTTTAGTTTCTCTTCTAGGCGCGCTTTTTGTTTGTCAAACTCAGCCGTGAGCTTAGCCGTTTGCGCCTCTAAAATTTCATTGCATTTATCGGCCAAACGGACGTAAAACTCCTCCTTGCTCTCGCCCGGCGCCGAGCTTAAATTTAGCGCGCTAAAGAGCCTAAGCTTGTAGTTTCTATAGATAAATTCTTTGAAATTTTTAGTTAGCTCTTTGAAATTTTTAGCTCCCGCGACAAAGCCCGGCAGCGGCGCGTAGGAGAGTTTAAAATTTGGCTCCGAAACTGCGGTAAAATGCATATTTTCGCTAGCTTCGCTCCAGTCGGCGCTTTTTTGAGCTTCATCCAGCCTTAGCGTGAAATTTACCTCGCGCACCTCGTCAAGCCCCTTTTTAGCATCGTAAAATCGCACTTTGGCTTCGCCGTAAAGATACCCCTCCAGCTCGCCGCCCTCCTGCAAATTTGAGCTTGCAGCGTAAATTTGAGTGATATCCGGCGACAGCACCGGTTTGGCGGCGAAATTTGAGCTTTTTGCCGAGCTTGATCCGCTCAAATTCGACCCGCTCTTTTGCTCTTTCATCAAATTTGAAATTTGCTCGCGACTAAGAGGTCCTTTTAGGTAGCTCAGAGCCCAGCGCGTCGAGATGACGGACAGCCCGTCCTCGTGGATGTTTTTTAGTAGGAAGTTGCGCTTTTGCAAATTTGAGATGAGATTTTCTATCTCGCCCTTATCCATCGCAGAGCCCGCAAGCCCCGTCATACCGTCGATCACGCGCGCTTTATCTTGCGCGGTTTGCAAGCGCCCGATAAACCACGTGCCGATGTTGCTAAGGCCTTTGTAATCAAGATCCACCGGGTTTTGAGTGCTCAGTATCACGCCAAGGCCGTGCGCACGGGCTTGCTTGAGTAGGGTTAGCATCGGGGTTTTAGACGGTGGGTTGCCGTTTGGCGGGAAAAATCCGAAAATCTCGTCCATATAAAGCACCGCGCGAAGCGAGCTCGTACCCTCGGTTTTGCGCATCCACGCGATGATCTCGTTTAGTAGCAGCGTCACGAAAAACATCCTCTCGCTGTCTTTTAGGTGCGAGATGGTAAAGATATTACACTTTGCCTTGCCGTTTGCGTTAAAAAGCATCTTTGAGATGTCGAGTCGCTCGCCGCTTAGCCACGCACGAAAATCAGGGCTTGCTAGCAGCGTGTTGATCTTGACGGCTAGCTTCATGCGCTCGGAGCTTGGGTAAAATTTCTCCACGTCAAACACGCCGATCTTGGTAAATGGAGGCGTCGCGATAAAGCCGATGAGCTCCTCTAGGCTCACGTCCGCGCCCTGGCTAAATTTATCGATAAAAATGTTTGAGATGAGCAGGTGTTCTTTTGAGTTTACGTCGTTTTCTATGCCCACAAGCGATAGCACCGAGCTAGCCAGAGAGCCGACGTACTCGCTAAACTCCTCGCTGCCAACGTCTAAATTCGGACGGGCAAAATCCCCGAGCAGCGCTACGCCGAC includes these proteins:
- a CDS encoding Ppx/GppA phosphatase family protein: MAKRTAVIDLGSNSMRMAIFEKTSRYAFHIIGEFKMKVRLGEGAYEHGGEIAQRSMQKACEALSEFKNIAQNYKCSKIFAMGTSALRDAPNAGLLISMARKELGINLKVVSGKEEATFGGVAALNLLEPLDEFVTLDIGGGSAELALVSGGKIIDAVSLNLGTVRLKELFFDKKNLNAAAPFIKEAFKSLPKNFKSKNLVAIGGSLRAISSAIMSAQDYPLKTVHNFAYKFQNHKNFIENLARASVLELGKFGIKKDRFDTIREGALIFLGAVDAVGAQNIYTSGAGFREGVFLSDILRPTRKFPPNFNPSVRSLQDRFLLDDNKTIVKYAKDLFVALEPLHGLEGRYESELAVAARLHSVAQCLGFYGEHASSAFFVLNALNYGFSHAQKCLVAAIIAQNGKKTSSEFERFKNLLPSEEVVRWLSFILALAKNLDANCAHKKLEFEFINHTLQIYGAKELFMAKENIKKMTKPDTFAICFA
- a CDS encoding sensor histidine kinase, whose amino-acid sequence is MLILIISVLLYQYIKVTIYEGISQSLAYEAKILSTSANLSKVEKPFEYFTLNDSPTRAKLVEGKTVSPYFVTERVGQKTHLTLFYPYMDDISVALTKETTHQSKLIDQILIDIIMVNATSILLVIFYVLFLSRMLLVPIKILSRKMTNLNERFLQAVSLDELPPEFKPLGKSLNRLIERIQTFVLYQKELFVGVAHELKTPLAVMKTKNEVTLIKPRESEKYIEALKNNNEAINQMNKMIGSILEIGRQEGAQFEEAVRIDIIEFLNQSANNFKILARGEGKDIATDFAPNRLEMTLQTTLLTHVIQNFVQNAIKFSPRGAVVTLRSRLSENEFIIEVVDEGCGIDESKDLFAPFKRFGDKGGAGLGLFLAKGAAQALGGSVSIKNRTDGHSGAISTLTLAINKNNKGK
- the hsrA gene encoding homeostatic response regulator transcription factor HsrA, producing MRILIVEDEVTLNKTIAEGLQEFGYQTDSSENFKDAEYYIGIRNYDLVLTDWMLPDGDGVDLINIIKHKSPRTAVVVLSAKDDKDSEVKAFRAGADDYIKKPFDFDVLVARIEARLRFGGTNVIKIDDLIIDPDEEKITYLGQEIELKGKPFEVLTHLARHSDQIVSKEQLLDAIWEEPELVTPNVIEVAINQIRQKMDKPLNISTIETVRRRGYRFCFPKKA
- a CDS encoding dihydroneopterin aldolase — translated: MTTIIKDYEFSTIIGLLDFERVTPQKVRVSAEFESGEFIDYVEMINSIEEIYAREKFGTVESSLEICAKKLKEKFSSLSFLKMEILKIEIVKNATVGARAEFKY
- the plsY gene encoding glycerol-3-phosphate 1-O-acyltransferase PlsY — encoded protein: MNENLIAYAAAYLLGGIPSGVILAYIFGGVNIRSEGSGSIGATNVLRVLKQKDPKLAKKIAILTVVCDVLKGVLPILIAKFLGLAPATLWAMAVLSVLGHCYSPFLKFEGGKGIATGAGVLAVFLPLEIAIALGVWFVVGKLLKISSLASLAALVAFIVATFALQPQIPDIDSYAPIFLIAFLVVYKHLPNIKRLITGQEKRVI
- a CDS encoding ATP-binding protein translates to MKTIQENLKLFYVGLKNKEPFFYKNKDLTTHAAIIGMTGSGKTGLGISILEEACIDNIPTFIIDPKGDMTNLALAFPQMSAQDFVPYVDENEAQNKGMSVDEFAASEAQMWTKGIEGSFQSLERVGLFKDSAELKIYTPKSSSGVGVALLGDFARPNLDVGSEEFSEYVGSLASSVLSLVGIENDVNSKEHLLISNIFIDKFSQGADVSLEELIGFIATPPFTKIGVFDVEKFYPSSERMKLAVKINTLLASPDFRAWLSGERLDISKMLFNANGKAKCNIFTISHLKDSERMFFVTLLLNEIIAWMRKTEGTSSLRAVLYMDEIFGFFPPNGNPPSKTPMLTLLKQARAHGLGVILSTQNPVDLDYKGLSNIGTWFIGRLQTAQDKARVIDGMTGLAGSAMDKGEIENLISNLQKRNFLLKNIHEDGLSVISTRWALSYLKGPLSREQISNLMKEQKSGSNLSGSSSAKSSNFAAKPVLSPDITQIYAASSNLQEGGELEGYLYGEAKVRFYDAKKGLDEVREVNFTLRLDEAQKSADWSEASENMHFTAVSEPNFKLSYAPLPGFVAGAKNFKELTKNFKEFIYRNYKLRLFSALNLSSAPGESKEEFYVRLADKCNEILEAQTAKLTAEFDKQKARLEEKLNRSVAKLEKEQRDFKSKGIETAISVGASILGAIFGKGLLSSGNIGKVATSARSANSVLKERSDVKLSEQEVAQLNAQIEELMAKFEEDASALKAKNDVQNVEVTEVEVSPKSSDIYDEKVYLLWK